The following nucleotide sequence is from Desulfovibrio sp. JC022.
CTGTGCTCAAAAACTTTTCCGGCACCAAGGATCGCCAGCACCGATACAAACAGCAAAACGCCGATTATTATAAAAAGTCCCAGTCTGAATGGATTGGTTTTACGACTCATATATTCTCCGTAACCAAAGAGGATTCCCCGGCTTTTTCTCCAACTTCACGATGAAAAAATCTGCGCACCTGCGGATGTTCCGATTCTTCACTGAGAACACGGGGATCACCCTCGGCAATAATTCCACGGGTGTCCTTATCAAGCATGATCACCCGGTCTGCAATGGAAAAAATTGATTGCAACTCATGGGTTACAATCACAAATGTAACCCCCAGCGAACGGGACAAGCTGCGCACCAGTTCGTCAAGTTCGGCAGATGTGATGGGATCAAGCCCAGCGGAAGGCTCATCTAGAAAAAGAATCTTCGGATCAAGAGCCATAGCCCGTGCGATGGCTCCACGCTTAAGCATCCCCCCGGAAAGCTCAGACGGCATTTTGTCTGCGGAAGTCTCCAAACCGACCAAAGAAAGCTTCATGCGTGCAGTATAATCCATGGCCTCCCGAGGCATGGAAGTAAATTCTTCCAACGGTAAACGCACATTCTCAAGCAGGGTCATGGAACCGAACAAAGCACCCATCTGATACATGACCCCGATACGCTGCAAAATTTCCAGCCTTGTTTGCCCATAAGCGGAGCCGATGTCATCCCCGTCAATAAATATCTGTCCTGCTGCCGGGGGATACAGTCCGATCATATGCTTGAGCACGGTACTTTTTCCGCAACCGGAACCACCAAGAATAATGAAAATTTCGCCCTGCCGGACATCAAAAGAAACATCATCAATAATGACGGAATCACCATAGGCGCAGGTAAGATTCTGCACGTTTATTATATTGTCATTCGCGCGAACCAATTTAAATCCCCGTAAGGAAAAAGATTACCGCAAAAACCCCGTCAAACACCGCAATAAGAATGATCCCGCTGACCACCGCACTGGTGGTGGAATCACCCACCGCGCTGGCTCCGGATTTAGTCACCAGTCCGCGCTGGCAACCGATCCCGGCTACAAGAAAACTGAAGACTACCGCTTTAATCATGCCGCCGGAAAAATCCATCCACTGCACATTCTGGAAAACACGACCGGTATATGTACTCAGCGGATACCCCATGGAAAGCATGACCAATGCGCCGCCCACAAGGGACATGAAGTTAAAAAAAAGAGTCAGCAACGGAGTCATGCAAACTGTTGCCAGCACCCTGGGAAGAACCAGAAAACTGACCGGGTTAAGCCCCATGGTATTCAGGGCATCCAACTCTTCATTGACCTTCATGGTTCCGATCTCGGCGGCAAAAGCTGATCCGGTACGTCCGGCCAGCAGGATAGCGGTGACCATAGGACCCAGTTCACGAAACATGACCAGCCCGAGCATATTGGGCACAAAAATTTCAGCCCCGAAACGCATGAGAGATACGGCGGACTGGAAAGACATGATCAGGCCCATCAGAAAACCAATCAAAAGAATAATGGGCAGCCCGTCAGCCCCCACCTTTTCGCAGGTCAGCCAGAAATCGGGCCAGCGCAATTTATTCTTGCAGGTGGCGGTACTGAGGGCGGCAATGACGCAATTCCCGGTAAATTCAATCTGCTCACGCATGTCTGCGGCCACGGCCTGACCTGAAAGTCCAATGGAAGTGATCCAACCCCGTATTCCGCCCTTGCCTTTATCTTCTCCCTGCGGGGGAGCGGTTTTGTCCACATCGAACAGATCAAGAAAAGCGGCAAATTCCGGTCGCAAACCTGTGATGGAAAGGGCTAAGCCCCGATCCCGGCAGCCGGCTTTCATCATCATAAACAAAGAAGCACCGCCGCCGTCCAGA
It contains:
- a CDS encoding ABC transporter ATP-binding protein produces the protein MVRANDNIINVQNLTCAYGDSVIIDDVSFDVRQGEIFIILGGSGCGKSTVLKHMIGLYPPAAGQIFIDGDDIGSAYGQTRLEILQRIGVMYQMGALFGSMTLLENVRLPLEEFTSMPREAMDYTARMKLSLVGLETSADKMPSELSGGMLKRGAIARAMALDPKILFLDEPSAGLDPITSAELDELVRSLSRSLGVTFVIVTHELQSIFSIADRVIMLDKDTRGIIAEGDPRVLSEESEHPQVRRFFHREVGEKAGESSLVTENI
- a CDS encoding MlaE family lipid ABC transporter permease subunit codes for the protein MVSGSVLLKKSDSRMILSGHLDAEGAGQVWEQARSAVAAGCSTVECSGIEYLDGGGASLFMMMKAGCRDRGLALSITGLRPEFAAFLDLFDVDKTAPPQGEDKGKGGIRGWITSIGLSGQAVAADMREQIEFTGNCVIAALSTATCKNKLRWPDFWLTCEKVGADGLPIILLIGFLMGLIMSFQSAVSLMRFGAEIFVPNMLGLVMFRELGPMVTAILLAGRTGSAFAAEIGTMKVNEELDALNTMGLNPVSFLVLPRVLATVCMTPLLTLFFNFMSLVGGALVMLSMGYPLSTYTGRVFQNVQWMDFSGGMIKAVVFSFLVAGIGCQRGLVTKSGASAVGDSTTSAVVSGIILIAVFDGVFAVIFFLTGI